The Benincasa hispida cultivar B227 chromosome 11, ASM972705v1, whole genome shotgun sequence genome has a segment encoding these proteins:
- the LOC120090728 gene encoding uncharacterized protein LOC120090728, whose protein sequence is MKDPRTFTLPCTIGGKMVRNALCDLGASINLMPLLIFRKLDISEAKPTTITLQVVDRSIKLPEGKIKDVLVQVDKFIFSAHFVILDYEADREIPIILGRLFLATGRALIDMQKGELTIRVDNQKVKFNVLNVLKYPGDIENCQYIEELGEGHWHEPLKELEEKNCKIGAIVKEDCTAIYMEANFEPLKLSRRTS, encoded by the coding sequence ATGAAAGACCCTAGGACTTTTACATTGCCTTGCACTataggagggaagatggtcAGGAACGCATTGTGCgatttaggggcaagcataaatctgATGCCCTTGTTAATTTTTAGGAAGCTGGATATCAGTGAAGCAAAaccaaccacgatcacattacagGTTGTCGATAGATCGATAAAGCTTCCTGAGGGAAAGATAAAAGATGTtctcgtgcaagtggacaagtttatcttctcaGCACACTTTGTCATATTAGATTATGAAGCCGATAGAGAAAtccctatcatcttgggtcgaCTATTTCTTGCCACAGGGCGAGCGCTGATCGATATGCAGAAAGGAGAACTGACCATCAGGGTCGACAATCAGAAGGTAAAATTTAACGTACTCAATGTGTTGAAGTACCCAGGTGATATAGAAAACTGCCAATATATCGAGGAACTGGGGGAAGGACATTGGCACGAACCTCTGAAGGAGTTGGAGGAGAAAAATTGTAAAATCGGAGCAATAGTGAAGGAGGACTGCACCGCAATTTatatggaagcaaattttgaaCCACTCAAGTTGTCTAGACGAACTTCATAG